The proteins below are encoded in one region of Scomber japonicus isolate fScoJap1 chromosome 24, fScoJap1.pri, whole genome shotgun sequence:
- the appa gene encoding amyloid beta (A4) precursor protein a isoform X1, with amino-acid sequence MGDRVALLLLAVVASALAAEVPTDVSMGLLAEPQVAMFCGKLNMHINVQSGKWEPDPSGTKSCIGTKEGILQYCQEVYPELQITNVVEANQPVSIQNWCKKGRKQCRSHLHIVVPYRCLVGEFVSDALLVPDKCKFLHQERMDQCESHLHWHTVAKESCGDRTMNLHDYGMLLPCGIDRFRGVEFVCCPAEAERDADSTEQDADDSDVWWGGAETDYSDNSMVREPEPTEQQEETRPSVVEEDVEEEEEVAEEEEEEEEEEDEEDLLDNDQDGDGEEDEEVVEEEAEEEEGDEDIVDTLDDNDDADEPTTNVAMTTTTTTTTESVEEVVREVCWANAETGPCRALLPRWYFDREEGRCAQFIYGGCGGNRNNFESEEYCLSVCSSVLPTATPSSPDAVDHYLETPADENEHAHFQKAKESLEAKHRERMSQVMREWEEAEREAKNLPRPDKKAVIQRFQEKVEALEQEAASERQQLVETHMARVEALLNDRRRLALESYLTALQQDPPRPRHVFSLLKKYVRAEQKDRQHTLKHFEHVRMVDPKKAAQIRPQVLTHLRVIEERMNQSLGLLYKVPGVADDIQDQVELLQREQAEMAQQLANLQTDVRVSYGNDALMPDQELGDGQTDLLPQEDSLGLGGVGFIHPESFNQPNTENQVEPVDSRPNLDRGIPTRPVNGMKMEAIPELRMETEDRQSAEYEVHHQKLVFFAEDVGSNKGAIIGLMVGGVVIATVIVITLVMLRKKQYTSIHHGVIEVDAAVTPEERHLSKMQQNGYENPTYKFFEQMQN; translated from the exons ATGGGGGACCGAGTAGCTTTACTGCTGCTAGCTGTAGTGGCGTCGGCTCTGGCTGCCGAG GTGCCTACAGATGTTTCAATGGGTCTGTTGGCAGAGCCCCAGGTGGCCATGTTTTGCGGTAAACTCAACATGCACATCAACGTGCAGAGTGGGAAGTGGGAACCGGACCCCTCGGGCACCAAGAGCTGCATCGGCACCAAGGAGGGCATCCTGCAGTACTGCCAGGAG gtgtaccCAGAGCTCCAGATTACCAATGTAGTGGAAGCCAACCAGCCAGTCAGCATCCAGAACTGGTGCAAGAAGGGGCGCAAGCAGTGTCGCAGTCACCTGCACATCGTGGTGCCCTACCGCTGCCTGG TGGGAGAATTTGTGAGTGACGCCCTGCTCGTTCCTGACAAGTGCAAGTTCCTGCATCAGGAGCGCATGGACCAGTGTGAGAGCCACCTGCACTGGCACACTGTAGCCAAGGAG TCTTGCGGAGACCGCACCATGAACCTCCACGACTACGGGATGCTGTTGCCGTGCGGCATCGACCGTTTCCGAGGGGTGGAGTTTGTGTGCTGCCCCGCCGAGGCGGAGCGTGACGCTGACAGCACCGAGCAGGACGCCGATGATTCCGATGTCTGGTGGGGTGGAGCGGAGACTGACTACTCTGATAACAG tATGGTGCGGGAGCCAGAGCCAACGGAGCAGCAAGAGGAAACCAGGCCATCTGTGGTAGAGGAGgacgtggaggaggaggaggaagtggccgaggaggaagaggaggaagaggaggaggaggatgaggaggacctGCTGGATAACGACCAGGACGGAGAcggagaggaggacgaggaggtggtggaggaagaggcagaggaggaggagggagacgaAGACATTGTCGACACGCTCGACGACAATGATGACGCCGATGAGCCCACCACCAACGTTGCCATGacgaccaccaccaccaccaccaccgagTCTGTGGAAGAGGTTGTCAGGG AGGTGTGCTGGGCCAATGCTGAGACTGGTCCATGTAGGGCCTTGCTGCCCCGCTGGTACTTTGACCGTGAGGAAGGCCGCTGTGCTCAGTTTATCTACGGCGGCTGTGGAGGCAACAGGAATAACTTTGAGTCAGAGGAGTACTGCTTGTCTGTCTGCAGCAGCGTCT TACCCACAGCCACGCCCAGCTCCCCCGACGCCGTAGACCACTACCTGGAAACGCCTGCCGATGAAAACGAACACGCCCACTTCCAGAAGGCCAAAGAGAGCTTGGAGGCCAAACACCGTGAAAGGATGTCCCAG GTGATGAGAGAGTGGGAGGAGGCTGAGAGGGAGGCCAAGAATCTTCCACGCCCTGACAAGAAGGCTGTCATCCAG CGTTTCCAGGAGAAGGTTGAGGCACTGGAGCAGGAGGCAGCCAGCGAGAGGCAGCAGCTGGTTGAGACCCACATGGCCAGAGTGGAGGCTCTGCTCAACGACCGCCGCCGCCTGGCTCTGGAGAGCTACCTGACCGCCCTGCAGCAAGACCCACCCAGG CCCCGTCATGTGTTCAGCCTGCTCAAGAAGTATGTGCGTGCCGAGCAGAAGGACAGGCAGCACACCCTCAAACACTTCGAACACGTCCGTATGGTGGATCCTAAGAAAGCTGCACAGATCAGACCTCAG GTGCTGACCCACCTGCGTGTCATTGAGGAGCGTATGAACCAGTCTCTGGGACTTCTCTACAAGGTTCCAGGTGTGGCTGATGACATCCAGGACCAAGTTG AGCTCCTGCAGAGGGAGCAGGCGGAGATGGCCCAGCAGCTGGCCAACCTGCAGACGGACGTGAGAGTGAGCTACGGCAACGATGCCCTGATGCCCGATCAGGAGCTCGGAGACGGACAGACCGACCTTTTGCCTCAGGAGGACTCACTGGGCCTGGGAGGAGTTGGCTTCATCCACCCCGAGAGCTTCAACCAGCCCAACACTGAAAACCAGG TTGAGCCAGTGGACTCTCGCCCCAACCTTGACAGAGGCATTCCTACACGGCCAG TGAATGGAATGAAGATGGAAGCTATTCCTGAACTCCGGATGGAGACGGAGGACAGACAGAGCGCTGAATATGAAGTTCACCACCAGAAActg GTCTTCTTCGCTGAGGATGTGGGCTCCAACAAGGGCGCCATCATTGGCCTGATGGTCGGAGGCGTCGTCATAGCAACCGTGATCGTCATCACCCTGGTGATGCTCAGGAAGAAGCAGTACACCTCCATCCACCATGGAGTCATTGAG GTGGATGCTGCCGTCACCCCCGAGGAGCGCCACCTGTCCAAGATGCAACAGAACGGTTACGAGAACCCAACCTACAAGTTCTTTGAGCAGATGCAGAACTGA
- the appa gene encoding amyloid beta (A4) precursor protein a isoform X2, giving the protein MGDRVALLLLAVVASALAAEVPTDVSMGLLAEPQVAMFCGKLNMHINVQSGKWEPDPSGTKSCIGTKEGILQYCQEVYPELQITNVVEANQPVSIQNWCKKGRKQCRSHLHIVVPYRCLVGEFVSDALLVPDKCKFLHQERMDQCESHLHWHTVAKESCGDRTMNLHDYGMLLPCGIDRFRGVEFVCCPAEAERDADSTEQDADDSDVWWGGAETDYSDNSMVREPEPTEQQEETRPSVVEEDVEEEEEVAEEEEEEEEEEDEEDLLDNDQDGDGEEDEEVVEEEAEEEEGDEDIVDTLDDNDDADEPTTNVAMTTTTTTTTESVEEVVRVPTATPSSPDAVDHYLETPADENEHAHFQKAKESLEAKHRERMSQVMREWEEAEREAKNLPRPDKKAVIQRFQEKVEALEQEAASERQQLVETHMARVEALLNDRRRLALESYLTALQQDPPRPRHVFSLLKKYVRAEQKDRQHTLKHFEHVRMVDPKKAAQIRPQVLTHLRVIEERMNQSLGLLYKVPGVADDIQDQVELLQREQAEMAQQLANLQTDVRVSYGNDALMPDQELGDGQTDLLPQEDSLGLGGVGFIHPESFNQPNTENQVEPVDSRPNLDRGIPTRPVNGMKMEAIPELRMETEDRQSAEYEVHHQKLVFFAEDVGSNKGAIIGLMVGGVVIATVIVITLVMLRKKQYTSIHHGVIEVDAAVTPEERHLSKMQQNGYENPTYKFFEQMQN; this is encoded by the exons ATGGGGGACCGAGTAGCTTTACTGCTGCTAGCTGTAGTGGCGTCGGCTCTGGCTGCCGAG GTGCCTACAGATGTTTCAATGGGTCTGTTGGCAGAGCCCCAGGTGGCCATGTTTTGCGGTAAACTCAACATGCACATCAACGTGCAGAGTGGGAAGTGGGAACCGGACCCCTCGGGCACCAAGAGCTGCATCGGCACCAAGGAGGGCATCCTGCAGTACTGCCAGGAG gtgtaccCAGAGCTCCAGATTACCAATGTAGTGGAAGCCAACCAGCCAGTCAGCATCCAGAACTGGTGCAAGAAGGGGCGCAAGCAGTGTCGCAGTCACCTGCACATCGTGGTGCCCTACCGCTGCCTGG TGGGAGAATTTGTGAGTGACGCCCTGCTCGTTCCTGACAAGTGCAAGTTCCTGCATCAGGAGCGCATGGACCAGTGTGAGAGCCACCTGCACTGGCACACTGTAGCCAAGGAG TCTTGCGGAGACCGCACCATGAACCTCCACGACTACGGGATGCTGTTGCCGTGCGGCATCGACCGTTTCCGAGGGGTGGAGTTTGTGTGCTGCCCCGCCGAGGCGGAGCGTGACGCTGACAGCACCGAGCAGGACGCCGATGATTCCGATGTCTGGTGGGGTGGAGCGGAGACTGACTACTCTGATAACAG tATGGTGCGGGAGCCAGAGCCAACGGAGCAGCAAGAGGAAACCAGGCCATCTGTGGTAGAGGAGgacgtggaggaggaggaggaagtggccgaggaggaagaggaggaagaggaggaggaggatgaggaggacctGCTGGATAACGACCAGGACGGAGAcggagaggaggacgaggaggtggtggaggaagaggcagaggaggaggagggagacgaAGACATTGTCGACACGCTCGACGACAATGATGACGCCGATGAGCCCACCACCAACGTTGCCATGacgaccaccaccaccaccaccaccgagTCTGTGGAAGAGGTTGTCAGGG TACCCACAGCCACGCCCAGCTCCCCCGACGCCGTAGACCACTACCTGGAAACGCCTGCCGATGAAAACGAACACGCCCACTTCCAGAAGGCCAAAGAGAGCTTGGAGGCCAAACACCGTGAAAGGATGTCCCAG GTGATGAGAGAGTGGGAGGAGGCTGAGAGGGAGGCCAAGAATCTTCCACGCCCTGACAAGAAGGCTGTCATCCAG CGTTTCCAGGAGAAGGTTGAGGCACTGGAGCAGGAGGCAGCCAGCGAGAGGCAGCAGCTGGTTGAGACCCACATGGCCAGAGTGGAGGCTCTGCTCAACGACCGCCGCCGCCTGGCTCTGGAGAGCTACCTGACCGCCCTGCAGCAAGACCCACCCAGG CCCCGTCATGTGTTCAGCCTGCTCAAGAAGTATGTGCGTGCCGAGCAGAAGGACAGGCAGCACACCCTCAAACACTTCGAACACGTCCGTATGGTGGATCCTAAGAAAGCTGCACAGATCAGACCTCAG GTGCTGACCCACCTGCGTGTCATTGAGGAGCGTATGAACCAGTCTCTGGGACTTCTCTACAAGGTTCCAGGTGTGGCTGATGACATCCAGGACCAAGTTG AGCTCCTGCAGAGGGAGCAGGCGGAGATGGCCCAGCAGCTGGCCAACCTGCAGACGGACGTGAGAGTGAGCTACGGCAACGATGCCCTGATGCCCGATCAGGAGCTCGGAGACGGACAGACCGACCTTTTGCCTCAGGAGGACTCACTGGGCCTGGGAGGAGTTGGCTTCATCCACCCCGAGAGCTTCAACCAGCCCAACACTGAAAACCAGG TTGAGCCAGTGGACTCTCGCCCCAACCTTGACAGAGGCATTCCTACACGGCCAG TGAATGGAATGAAGATGGAAGCTATTCCTGAACTCCGGATGGAGACGGAGGACAGACAGAGCGCTGAATATGAAGTTCACCACCAGAAActg GTCTTCTTCGCTGAGGATGTGGGCTCCAACAAGGGCGCCATCATTGGCCTGATGGTCGGAGGCGTCGTCATAGCAACCGTGATCGTCATCACCCTGGTGATGCTCAGGAAGAAGCAGTACACCTCCATCCACCATGGAGTCATTGAG GTGGATGCTGCCGTCACCCCCGAGGAGCGCCACCTGTCCAAGATGCAACAGAACGGTTACGAGAACCCAACCTACAAGTTCTTTGAGCAGATGCAGAACTGA